A stretch of Aspergillus nidulans FGSC A4 chromosome VI DNA encodes these proteins:
- a CDS encoding putative GABA permease (transcript_id=CADANIAT00009701): protein MASQELKHGAVAASVTVQDRDVSELARLGKKSVLKRTFGILSTLGFSCTILATWEGIFNTLLLPLSNGGPGGAVYAFIFAWTGTACCFAVLSELASMAPTSGGQYHWCAMLAPPSYMKFLSYMTGWVTVIGWQAAFASASFIAGTQIQGAVLLSHSNYDAQPWHGTLIMWAAVVLALGVNVAGGKLLPRLETVILVIHILGFFGILIPLTYMADHKSKHDVFLDFVNDGGFPTQGLSWFVGMTGCVFAFAGGDAAVHMAEEVRDASVAIPRAIMLSVLINGSLGFGMLIAVLFCLGNLEEALNTPTGYPYMEIFRQATDSVSGALGMTSIILIIGICTIFGLLAATSRQFWSFARDRAVPGWRIWSKVSPINCLPTYSILLTMSVTCLLGLINIGSSVALNAVVSMAVSGLYLSYLTVGSLLLWRRCTGAITHFQNGEDGVVNVPGAKLVWGPFHIPGIWGTIVNGYAVIFMVIVVFFSFWPSQMEVDKTTMNFSVVGTVGTIILAMAYYVLRARKVYQGPVMEVSL, encoded by the exons ATGGCGTCACAGGAGCTCAAGCATGGTGCGGTCGCGGCCAGCGTCACGGTCCAGGACCGCGACGTCAGCGAACTGGCGCGATTGGGGAAGAAATCGGTTTTGAAG CGAACGTTCGGAATTCTATCCACCCTCGGTTTCAGCTGCACTATCCTTGCGACATGGGAAGGGATATTCAA CACTTTGCTACTACCTCTGTCAAA TGGTGGTCCCGGAGGAGCCGTCTATGCgttcatcttcgcctggaCAGGCACCGCGTGCTGCTTTGCGGTCCTATCTGAATTGGCCTCAAT GGCGCCGACTTCTGGTGGTCAGTACCACTGGTGTGCAATGCTTGCACCGCCGAGCTATATGAAATTCCTCAGTTACATGACTG GATGGGTCACCGTGATTGGATGGCAGGCTGCGTTCGCCTCGGCCTCGTTTATTGCCGGTACACAAATCCAGGGTGCCGTGCTTCTCTCTCACTCCAATTACGACGCCCAGCCCTGGCACGGAACTCTCATCATGTGGGCAGCAGTCGTGCTGGCATTGGGAGTCAACGTGGCTGGCGGGAAGCTTCTTCCGCGACTCGAGaccgtcatcctcgtcatccatATTCTGGGCTTCTTCGGCATCCTCATTCCGTTGACCTACATGGCCGATCACAAGTCCAAGCATGACGTGTTTCTGGACTTTGTCAACGACGGCGGGTTTCCCACCCAAGGGCTGTCCTGGTTCGTCGGCATGACGGGCTGTGTTTTCGCTTTTGCTGGAGGTGATGCCGCTGTGCAT ATGGCTGAGGAAGTGCGCGATGCGTCTGTGGCAATCCCGCGCGCGATCATGCTTTCGGTCCTCATCAACGGATCGCTCGGATTCGGCATGTTGATAGCAGTCCTCTTCTGCCTGGGCAACCTCGAAGAGGCCCTAAATACCCCGACCGGCTACCCATACATGGAGATCTTCCGTCAGGCGACGGATTCCGTCTCCGGCGCCTTGGGAATGACCTcaatcatcctcattatcggCATCTGCACCATATTCGGTCTTCTCGCAGCAACATCCCGCCAGTTCTGGTCGTTTGCGCGCGATCGTGCTGTCCCTGGTTGGCGCATCTGGAGCAAG GTCTCGCCCATCAACTGCCTCCCTACCTACTCGATCCTCCTCACAATGAGCGTCACCtgcctgctgggcctgatcAACATCGGATCCAGCGTGGCCCTGAATGCGGTCGTCTCTATGGCCGTGTCGGGTCTGTACCTATCCTACCTGACCGTCGGcagcctgctgctttggCGCCGATGCACGGGCGCAATCACGCATTTCCAGAATGGCGAAGACGGAGTTGTTAACGTCCCCGGCGCAAAGCTGGTCTGGGGCCCGTTTCATATCCCCGGTATTTGGGGCACGATCGTCAACGGCTATGCGGTGATCTTCATGGTCATCGTGGTGTTTTTCAGTTTCTGGCCGTCTCAGATGGAGGTCGATAAGACAACGATGAACTTTAGTGTTGTTGGCACGGTGGGGACAATCATCTTAGCCATGGCGTATTATGTAttgagggcgaggaaggtGTATCAGGGGCCTGTTATGGAGGTTTCGCTGTAA
- a CDS encoding uncharacterized protein (transcript_id=CADANIAT00009702) — MSRYPLDSQAPAVIVLTRFLLVTLILGTLARLATKWWKFRTFFRDDYYSLGAMLASIGQAIAVSIAVNEGYGTHIKQLSEGQVAGILKDPPILSSLRTEKNETDHNRLDSVPATLIAQCVLTHNTINSSDPTLATWSIAVCAQLALCLSVVTASTPQFVPVLRRLQSSGMRLDGMTRYNTSSNPQYSRSRSRSKYAHSARRTGNASTHELDNLPLAGTTKTTVTGAIGENRVSSWDEGSQSSQTGIIRETRTWVVTEEHVQI; from the exons ATGTCGAGATATCCCCTAGACAGCCAAGCACCAGCAGTAATTGTGCTGACTCGCTTCTTGTTGGTAACCTTGATCCTGGGAACGCTCGCTCGGCTAGCGACGAAATGGTGGAAATTCCGCACCTTCTTTCGGGACGACTACTACAGCCTAGGGGCGATG CTAGCCTCCATCGGCCAGGCAATAGCTGTCTCGATCGCAGTGAACGAGGGATATGGAACACATATCAAACAGCTCAGTGAAGGCCAAGTAGCTGGTATTCTCAAG GACCCTCCCATCTTGTCGTCGCTCAGAACAGAGAAAAACGAAACTGACCATAATCGTCTCGACAGCGTCCCCGCGACTCTAATTGCCCAGTGCGTTCTAACCCATAACACCATTAATTCCTCCGACCCAACTCTAGCGACATGGTCGATAGCTGTCTGCGCGCAACTAGCCCTCTGCCTAAGCGTCGTCACAGCCAGCACGCCACAATTCGTCCCCGTGCTCAGACGCCTACAATCCAGTGGGATGAGACTCGATGGAATGACCCGGTACAACACCTCCAGCAACCCGCAGTACTCGCGCTCTCGGTCGCGCTCAAAGTATGCTCACTCTGCGCGGCGAACGGGTAACGCATCTACACATGAGCTTGATAATCTGCCGTTGGCGGGGACGACAAAGACAACGGTTACTGGTGCGATTGGCGAGAACAGGGTGAGCAGCTGGGATGAGGGGAGTCAGTCGAGCCAGACAGGGATTATTCGGGAAACGAGGACGTGGGTTGTTACTGAGGAGCATGTGCAGATTTAG
- a CDS encoding uncharacterized protein (transcript_id=CADANIAT00009700): MGRFANIDTRDPDVFVTTWFLVVVAVLSVLIRVATKCRVFRQLTSDDYLIIAALALCIAQSGAISAAVAHGYGDRFTTVASADFVQVMKCQYAASILYIASLCLSKLSLSTFIHNLTPVHRDHLLAAVLLAVIALLGVTGIIGTAFQCRLPHPWDYWWQKCFDLCAWAYFLSAANIATDVAIIVQALLLIFGIQAAWKKKLMFASIFLSRVFVIIPLIAEMVFTREARNPDSDDPTYASCLAQIASQIVQSMSILTACWGQVNPFLNQLKSNGLRIRGLEYQSSAGTGGKGQASASRSSGYSRGQQSRGNRVRGDDHYELVPVTVGQSETTVEAAASSHGWDADADGYADSRSCSSRTGIIRETRTWDVSDGSGLGSGSRA, encoded by the exons ATGGGGAGATTCGCTAACATCGACACCCGAGACCCAGACGTTTTCGTGACCACCTGGTTCCTGGTCGTTGTTGCTGTGCTCAGTGTCCTGATTCGGGTGGCGACTAAGTGCAGGGTCTTCCGGCAGTTGACCAGCGATGATTATCTGATAATCGCAGCTTTG GCTCTTTGCATTGCACAGTCCGGCGCGATCTCCGCTGCAGTAGCGCACGGGTATGGGGACCGATTCACGACCGTTGCAAGTGCGGATTTCGTCCAGGTCATGAAG tgccagtaCGCTGCCTCTATCCTGTATATCGCAAGCCTCTGCCTGTCCAAGCTCTCGCTCTCAACATTCATCCACAACTTGACCCCAGTGCACAGAGACCACCTGCTGGCGGCTGTCCTGCTGGCCGTCATCGCCCTTCTCGGTGTCACTGGTATCATCGGCACTGCGTTCCAATGCCGCTTGCCACATCCATGGGATTACTGGTGGCAGAAATGCTTTGACTTG TGCGCCTGGGCTTATTTCCTGTCCGCGGCGAACATCGCCACCGATGTCGCGATTATCGTGCAGGCTCTCCTCCTGATCTTTGGCATCCAGGCggcatggaagaagaagctcatgTTCGCCAGTATTTTCCTCTCCAGAGTATT CGTCATCATCCCGTTAATCGCCGAGATGGTCTTTACGCGCGAGGCCCGGAACCCGGATTCCGACGACCCAACTTACGCCTCATGCCTCGCGCAGATCGCGTCACAGATCGTGCAATCCATGAGTATCCTCACCGCTTGTTGGGGCCAGGTTAACCCGTTCCTGAACCAGCTCAAGTCGAATGGCCTGCGCATCCGGGGCCTGGAATACCAGTCTTCGGCGGGCACAGGGGGGAAGGGCCAAGCATCGGCATCTCGGTCTTCCGGGTATTCGAGGGGCCAACAAAGCCGCGGTAATCGCGTCAGAGGCGATGACCACTACGAGCTTGTTCCCGTGACAGTAGGGCAGTCTGAGACGACTGTTGAGGCGGCGGCGTCGTCACATGGGTGGGATGCGGATGCAGATGGGTATGCGGATAGCCGGAGCTGCTCTAGTCGCACCGGCATCATCCGTGAGACTCGCACATGGGATGTGAGTGATGGGAGTGGTCTCGGCTCTGGCTCGCGGGCATGA
- a CDS encoding putative GABA permease (transcript_id=CADANIAT00009703), with amino-acid sequence MSAREMKGLHADPRELNGSGREKTSDDVHLARLGKKQVLRRNFGMLSMLGFSCTILVTWEGFTCLFLQPLTNGGPAGAVYGFLFVWLGTACVFVVLSELASMAPTSGGQYHWVSMLAPRSCVKFLSYISGWLTVIGWQATFATACYLTGTMIQGVSVLTHPDYTPAYWHPTMYYWAVVAFAVGINIVGRSVLPRLEGLILVVHILGFFAVIIPLVSLAEITSAKDVFTEFVNQGGWSSDGLSFFVGLIGCVFAFAGGDAAVHMSEEIENATVIVPRSILLSVLINGMLGFGMAIALLFCLGDLDTALASPTGYPFMEIFRSGTNSVGGAATMTSIIIVVCICSSTGMMAATSRQLWSFARDRGVPGWKIWSYVSPTTAIPTWSVVLTTTIAALLALIPIGSAVAFNDLCAMSISGLYLSYILVACLLLWRRVTGCISKTAEADEIVNTIGARLVWGQFYIPGIWGVIVNVFAIIYALIVVFFSFWPPYAEVELETMNFSVVGTVSVIVLSVFYYLVRARHVYRGPIIETSPL; translated from the exons ATGTCAGCGCGCGAGATGAAGGGCCTACACGCCGACCCCCGCGAACTCAATGGATCGGGAAGAGAAAAGACTTCTGATGATGTGCATCTTGCGAGGTTAGGGAAGAAGCAGGTTTTACGG CGGAACTTTGGCATGCTCTCTATGCTCGGTTTCAGCTGTACGATTCTCGTCACTTGGGAGGGTTTTACTTG CTTATTCCTTCAGCCATTGACCAA TGGCGGTCCTGCTGGAGCTGTCTATGGTTTCCTCTTCGTTTGGCTAGGCACAGCCTGCGTCTTTGTGGTTTTATCGGAATTGGCATCGAT GGCTCCAACCTCTGGAGGGCAATATCACTGGGTTTCCATGCTTGCCCCTCGTTCCTGCGTCAAGTTTCTGAGCTATATATCTG GATGGCTCACTGTGATCGGATGGCAAGCGACCTTTGCTACAGCATGCTATCTAACCGGCACAATGATCCAGGGAGTCTCTGTCCTGACCCACCCCGACTACACGCCTGCGTACTGGCATCCGACGATGTACTACTGGGCCGTTGTTGCATTTGCTGTAGGCATCAACATAGTCGGACGGAGTGTTCTCCCCAGGCTGGAAGGTCTGATCCTTGTGGTTCACATCCTCGGTTTCTTCGCCGTGATAATCCCTCTGGTTTCACTTGCCGAGATCACCTCCGCCAAGGACGTATTTACCGAGTTCGTTAACCAGGGCGGCTGGTCATCGGATGGCCTGTCTTTTTTTGTTGGTCTTATCGGATGCGTGTTCGCCTTCGCAGGTGGCGACGCTGCTGTTCAT ATGTCCGAAGAGATCGAAAACGCTACCGTGATAGTTCCCCGGTCCATTTTGCTCAGCGTTCTCATCAACGGCATGCTGGGCTTTGGCATGGCCATTGCGCTGCTTTTCTGCCTCGGTGATCTCGATACAGCGCTGGCGTCTCCAACTGGATACCCGTTCATGGAGATCTTCCGCTCTGGAACCAACTCTGTGGGCGGCGCAGCGACAATGACGTCTATCATTATTGTCGTCTGTATCTGCTCGTCTACGGGTATGATGGCCGCGACCTCTCGCCAGCTCTGGTCGTTCGCTCGTGATCGAGGTGTGCCGGGATGGAAGATATGGAGTTAT GTCTCTCCAACAACTGCTATCCCTACGTGGTCCGTTGTTCTCACAACAACGATCGCGGCTCTTCTCGCGCTGATCCCTATCGGCTCCGCCGTCGCCTTCAACGACCTCTGCGCCATGTCAATCTCCGGTCTCTACCTGTCCTATATCCTCGtggcctgccttctcctctggcgGCGCGTAACGGGGTGTATCTCAAAAActgctgaggctgatgagaTAGTAAACACAATCGGCGCAAGGCTGGTCTGGGGTCAGTTTTATATCCCTGGAATCTGGGGTGTGATTGTCAACGTCTTTGCTATCATTTATGCACTGATCgtggtcttcttcagcttctggccaCCCTATGCGGAGGTCGAGCTGGAGACTATGAACTTTAGTGTTGTAGGGACCGTCAGTGTAATAGTTCTGAGTGTCTTCTATTATCTTGTGAGGGCGCGCCATGTGTACAGGGGGCCTATTATTGAGACTAGCCCGCTGTAA
- a CDS encoding protein ngn27 (transcript_id=CADANIAT00009704) produces the protein MLQRFQLRIATEDDFPEIYSKLWESFENPFQGVLRLFFPILNNNREASLQTCIASQLEEYRQLQPTVTWVKIVDTLDGDKLAAAAKWYFYKENPHTGPQVGQLVADWYPEGIGREFATLAARQFERPREQMAQRPHAFLHIAFTLPQYRRQGLGRLFMDWGTRIADERGLEAWLDASEFGAPLYAQYGFRVVLVNRVKPVPERELSEEEVKEWKHYENTLLPIDEIVMWRPPGGRYVEGETVKPWEVEV, from the exons ATGTTGCAGCGTTTCCAACTCCGCATCGCAACCGAGGATGACTTCCCGGAAATCTACTCTAAACTCTGGGAATCATTCGAAAACCCCTTTCAGGGAGTCCTGCGACTGTTTTTCCCAATCCTGAACAATAACCGTGAAGCAAGTCTTCAGACATGCATCGCCAGTCAACTTGAAGAGTACCGCCAGCTGCAACCAACCGTGACATGGGTCAAGATCGTCGACACGCTGGACGGTGACAAATTAGCGGCCGCAGCGAAATGGTATTTTTACAAGGAGAATCCGCATACAGGGCCGCAAGTCGGCCAGCTCGTCGCGGATTGGTATCCCGAGGGCATTGGGAGGGAGTTCGCGACACTTGCTGCGAGGCAGTTTGAGCGGCCGCGGGAGCAAATGGCGCAAAGACCGCATGCCT TTCTCCATATTGCATTCACACTTCCCCAGTACCGTCGGCAGGGACTAGGCCGGCTGTTCATGGATTGGGGCACGCGCATCGCCGATGAGCGCGGCTTAGAGGCCTGGTTGGATGCCTCCGAGTTCGGGGCGCCATTGTATGCACAGTACGGGTTTCGCGTAGTCCTTGTGAACCGAGTAAAACCTGTACCGGAGCGGGAGCTCTCGGAGGAGGAAGTGAAGGAGTGGAAGCACTACGAGAACACTCTGTTACCGATTGACGAAATCGTTATGTGGCGGCCGCCTGGGGGGAGGTATGTTGAAGGGGAGACGGTGAAGCCGTGGGAGGTGGAAGTTTAG